In one window of Nakamurella sp. PAMC28650 DNA:
- the miaB gene encoding tRNA (N6-isopentenyl adenosine(37)-C2)-methylthiotransferase MiaB, with the protein MNVHDSERLAGLLEEAGYQPVASGSDADVVVFNTCAVRENADNRLYGNLGMLAPRKTSHPGMQIAVGGCLAQKDRTEIIRRAPWVDVVFGTHNVGSLPTLLERARHNDEAQVEILESLEVFPSSLPAKRDSASSAWVSISVGCNNTCTFCIVPALRGKETDRSQGDILAEVGMLAAEGVLEVTLLGQNVNSYGAESGDRGAFAQLLRSCGRIDGLERVRFTSPHPRDFTTDVIEAMAQTPNVCHQLHMPLQSGSDRVLKAMRRSYRSERYLRILQEVRVAMPDAAITTDIIVGFPGETEEDFQRTLEVAEQSRFATAFTFQYSPRPGTPAATMDDQVPPEVVTERYQRLKSVIDSTALEGNREQIGTVAEVLVAAGGGRKDNATHRLSGRSRDGRLVHFSPTGAGVQKLVRPGDVVTTVITAAAPHHVVADGDVLTHRRTVAGDRHADGQLPRTPGVGLGMPAMGRAESAGSIATPVCCATC; encoded by the coding sequence ATGAACGTGCACGACTCCGAACGGCTGGCCGGGCTTCTGGAGGAGGCCGGCTATCAACCGGTTGCCTCCGGGTCCGACGCCGACGTGGTCGTGTTCAACACCTGTGCCGTCCGGGAGAACGCGGACAACCGGCTCTACGGCAACCTGGGCATGCTGGCACCGAGGAAGACCAGTCACCCCGGTATGCAGATCGCGGTCGGCGGCTGCCTGGCGCAGAAGGACCGCACCGAGATCATCCGGCGGGCGCCCTGGGTCGATGTCGTGTTCGGCACCCACAACGTCGGTTCGCTCCCGACGCTGCTGGAGCGGGCCAGGCACAACGACGAGGCCCAGGTGGAGATCCTCGAGTCCCTCGAGGTCTTCCCGTCCTCGCTCCCGGCCAAGCGGGACTCGGCGTCCTCGGCCTGGGTGTCGATCTCCGTGGGCTGCAACAACACCTGCACCTTCTGCATCGTGCCGGCCCTGCGCGGCAAGGAGACCGATCGGAGCCAGGGCGACATCCTCGCCGAGGTCGGCATGCTGGCCGCCGAGGGCGTGCTGGAGGTGACCCTGCTCGGGCAGAACGTGAATTCCTACGGCGCCGAGTCGGGCGACCGCGGCGCGTTCGCGCAGCTGCTCCGTTCGTGCGGACGCATCGACGGGCTGGAGCGGGTCCGGTTCACCTCGCCCCACCCGAGGGACTTCACCACGGACGTCATCGAGGCGATGGCGCAGACCCCCAACGTGTGCCACCAGTTGCACATGCCACTGCAGTCGGGGTCCGATCGCGTCCTGAAGGCGATGCGGCGCTCCTACCGCAGCGAGCGATACCTCCGGATTCTCCAGGAGGTGCGCGTGGCCATGCCGGACGCGGCCATCACCACCGACATCATCGTGGGGTTCCCCGGCGAGACGGAGGAGGACTTCCAGCGCACCCTCGAGGTCGCCGAGCAGTCCCGGTTCGCCACCGCCTTCACCTTCCAGTACTCCCCGCGCCCCGGCACACCGGCCGCGACGATGGACGACCAGGTCCCGCCCGAGGTCGTCACCGAGCGGTACCAGCGGCTGAAGTCGGTGATCGACTCGACCGCGCTGGAGGGCAACCGCGAGCAGATCGGGACGGTGGCCGAGGTGCTGGTCGCAGCCGGCGGAGGCCGGAAGGACAATGCCACCCATCGGCTGTCCGGACGTTCCAGAGATGGTCGGCTGGTGCACTTCTCGCCGACCGGGGCAGGCGTCCAGAAGTTGGTGCGGCCGGGTGATGTGGTGACGACGGTGATCACCGCTGCCGCCCCGCACCACGTGGTGGCCGACGGCGACGTGCTGACCCACCGTCGCACCGTGGCCGGTGACCGGCATGCGGACGGTCAGCTTCCGCGGACCCCCGGAGTCGGTCTCGGCATGCCCGCGATGGGCAGAGCCGAATCTGCGGGTTCGATCGCGACGCCGGTCTGTTGCGCCACCTGCTGA
- a CDS encoding nucleoside/nucleotide kinase family protein — MTETTDGHPLPAGAPPGVLSDDPVALAGRIRALRRGRRLMIGIVGAPGSGKSTLAALVLAELTSGPDPVPAALVPMDGYHLAQHVIDEAGTAGIKGAPVTFDGAGYVSLLRRMAAPVSGETIYAPEFRRAIEEPIAGAVAVGPDVEVVITEGNYLLVDDPPWGSVATLLTETWYLDVPEELRLARLVSRHIAFGRTPEVARLRSTTGTDGRNAATVLATRSRADLLIRPR, encoded by the coding sequence GTGACGGAGACGACCGACGGGCACCCCCTCCCGGCCGGTGCACCACCCGGTGTGTTGTCCGACGACCCGGTGGCACTCGCCGGGCGCATTCGCGCACTGCGCCGTGGCCGCCGGTTGATGATCGGCATCGTCGGGGCGCCCGGGTCGGGTAAATCCACCCTGGCGGCCCTGGTGTTAGCCGAACTGACCTCTGGACCGGACCCGGTGCCCGCTGCCCTCGTGCCGATGGACGGCTATCACCTGGCCCAACACGTCATCGACGAGGCGGGAACGGCCGGGATCAAGGGGGCGCCGGTCACGTTCGACGGCGCGGGCTACGTCTCGCTGCTGCGGCGGATGGCGGCTCCCGTATCCGGGGAGACGATCTACGCACCGGAATTCCGACGGGCCATCGAGGAGCCGATCGCAGGTGCCGTGGCCGTCGGTCCCGACGTCGAGGTGGTCATCACCGAGGGCAACTACCTGCTCGTGGACGATCCGCCCTGGGGCTCGGTGGCTACCCTGCTGACCGAGACCTGGTACCTGGACGTCCCGGAGGAGTTGCGGCTCGCCCGCCTCGTGTCCCGTCACATCGCCTTCGGCCGGACGCCGGAGGTCGCCCGGCTCAGGTCGACCACCGGCACCGACGGCCGCAACGCCGCCACCGTCCTGGCCACCCGCTCCCGCGCCGATCTGCTCATCCGCCCGCGATAG
- a CDS encoding DUF349 domain-containing protein: MPDVPPAPEAPAAASTPPNQGRGPGGRPGRPSGGRPGGAPGARAGGQRPGATTPVPVEPTVEPTDPHKWGRIDEAGVVYVYGPTGERAVGNWQAGDSEAGLAHFARRFDDFATEIALLETRLATGSGDPKATRTHAIELRESVETLSGIGDLDSAAARLEIVIGAADAAIAGASTARAAARASAVAAKETLCVEAESLAESEQWKATGDRLKEIVDEWRTIKGIDRKTDDALWKRFAKARDAFTRRRGTHFADLDKQRGAAREAKETLIARAEALSDSTEWGKTAGEYRTLMEEWKASGRAPRDVEDALWDRFRAAQEKFFSHRNQTFSERDHEFESNASIKDGLLADAEKINPAGGLEAAKAALRSIQERWEAAGKVPRERIKEFDSRLRAVEDRIRSAEDSHWRRTDPETSARIEQFRSRAESFRTQAAKARTSGNERKAKEAEAHAVQWEEWLSAAQGAVDR; the protein is encoded by the coding sequence ATCCCGGACGTTCCCCCCGCCCCTGAGGCGCCGGCCGCCGCGTCCACCCCACCGAACCAGGGCCGGGGTCCCGGTGGACGACCAGGGCGTCCCTCCGGCGGACGTCCGGGCGGAGCGCCGGGGGCTCGCGCCGGGGGGCAGCGTCCGGGCGCCACCACCCCGGTTCCGGTCGAGCCGACGGTGGAACCGACCGACCCGCACAAGTGGGGCCGCATCGACGAAGCCGGTGTCGTCTACGTCTACGGTCCGACGGGCGAACGCGCCGTCGGCAACTGGCAGGCCGGGGACAGCGAGGCCGGCCTGGCTCACTTCGCCCGCCGATTCGACGATTTCGCGACCGAGATCGCCCTACTGGAAACGCGTCTCGCGACCGGTTCCGGAGATCCCAAGGCCACCAGGACCCACGCCATCGAACTTCGGGAGAGCGTCGAGACCCTCTCCGGCATCGGTGATCTCGATTCGGCAGCCGCCCGTCTGGAGATCGTCATCGGCGCTGCCGACGCCGCCATCGCCGGCGCCTCCACCGCCAGGGCCGCCGCCCGCGCGTCGGCCGTCGCGGCCAAGGAGACCCTCTGCGTCGAGGCCGAGTCGCTGGCCGAGTCCGAGCAGTGGAAGGCGACCGGGGACCGACTCAAGGAAATCGTCGACGAGTGGCGCACCATCAAGGGCATCGACCGCAAGACCGACGATGCCCTCTGGAAGCGGTTCGCCAAGGCCCGGGACGCCTTCACCCGACGCCGGGGTACCCACTTCGCCGACCTGGACAAGCAGCGCGGAGCGGCGAGGGAGGCCAAGGAGACCCTGATCGCCAGGGCGGAGGCGCTGTCCGACTCCACCGAGTGGGGCAAGACGGCGGGCGAGTACCGCACGCTGATGGAGGAGTGGAAAGCCTCCGGACGAGCACCCAGGGATGTCGAGGACGCACTGTGGGACCGGTTCCGAGCCGCGCAGGAGAAGTTCTTCTCGCACCGCAACCAGACCTTCTCCGAGCGGGACCACGAGTTCGAGAGCAACGCCTCCATCAAGGACGGGCTACTGGCCGACGCGGAGAAGATCAATCCGGCCGGCGGACTCGAGGCGGCCAAGGCCGCGCTGCGGTCGATCCAGGAGCGTTGGGAAGCCGCCGGGAAGGTCCCCCGCGAGCGGATCAAGGAGTTCGACTCGCGACTGCGCGCCGTCGAGGACCGGATCCGGTCGGCGGAGGACTCGCACTGGCGTCGAACCGACCCTGAGACCAGCGCCCGCATCGAACAGTTCCGCTCCAGGGCGGAGTCGTTCCGGACCCAGGCCGCCAAGGCCAGGACCAGCGGTAACGAGCGCAAGGCCAAGGAAGCCGAGGCGCACGCCGTGCAGTGGGAGGAATGGCTCTCCGCGGCCCAGGGCGCCGTCGATCGGTGA
- the miaA gene encoding tRNA (adenosine(37)-N6)-dimethylallyltransferase MiaA, whose product MTLGRLVVVGGPTGTGKSDLGLDLAERFDGEIVNADSMQLYRGMDIGTAKLPLEDRRGVPHHLLDVLDISQRASVAAYQDRARTVIEEILGRGRTPVLVGGSGLYVSAVIDRIEFPGTDPSVRADLEAELAGVGAAALFGRLARLDPAAAASIEPANGRRIVRALEVIALTGRPFTATLPVPGPPLYDAVLLCLDRDTPTLDERLAVRVHEMVAAGFLDEVRVLERVGLRDGVTASRALGYPQMLSVLDGVAELDDAVTETVRLTRRFVRRQRSWFGRDVRMQRLDAGAHDLTARAVELALAAGP is encoded by the coding sequence GTGACCCTCGGCCGACTCGTCGTGGTCGGGGGCCCGACCGGCACCGGCAAGTCGGATCTGGGCCTCGACCTGGCCGAACGGTTCGACGGCGAGATCGTGAACGCGGACTCCATGCAGCTCTATCGGGGGATGGACATCGGCACGGCCAAGTTGCCGCTGGAGGACCGCCGCGGGGTACCGCACCACCTTCTCGACGTCCTGGACATCAGCCAGCGGGCCAGCGTGGCGGCCTATCAGGACCGTGCGCGAACGGTGATCGAGGAGATTCTCGGTCGTGGCCGCACCCCGGTGCTGGTGGGTGGGTCGGGGCTCTACGTCAGTGCGGTCATCGATCGGATCGAGTTCCCCGGCACCGATCCGTCGGTGCGGGCCGACCTGGAGGCCGAACTGGCCGGGGTCGGCGCTGCGGCGCTGTTCGGTCGGCTGGCCCGTCTGGACCCGGCGGCGGCGGCCTCCATCGAGCCCGCCAACGGCCGCCGGATCGTCCGCGCGCTCGAGGTCATCGCCCTCACCGGGCGTCCGTTCACCGCGACCCTTCCGGTGCCCGGTCCACCGTTGTACGACGCCGTGCTCCTGTGCCTGGACCGCGACACCCCGACGCTCGACGAACGACTGGCCGTGCGGGTGCACGAGATGGTGGCCGCCGGCTTCCTCGACGAGGTCAGGGTCCTCGAGCGGGTCGGACTGCGTGACGGGGTGACCGCCTCGCGCGCACTGGGCTACCCGCAGATGCTCTCGGTGCTGGACGGGGTGGCCGAGCTGGACGATGCTGTCACCGAGACGGTCCGGCTGACCAGGCGGTTCGTCCGGCGACAGCGTTCGTGGTTCGGCCGGGACGTCCGGATGCAGCGTCTGGATGCCGGTGCACACGATCTGACCGCCCGAGCGGTCGAACTGGCCCTGGCCGCGGGCCCGTAA
- the dapF gene encoding diaminopimelate epimerase gives MPAVPFVKGHGTENDFVLLPDRDGLLEITDSQVRALCDRRAGLGADGVIVVRGSTVPGTDFFMDYRNADGSFAQMCGNGARLFARFLVDAGWQDPGSFAFLTRGGIRTAAVGPVGDVIIGMGPATVGAGSKAELAGVAFSGTAVDVGNPHLVTMLDSAADLDDLDLTDAPVVDPAMFPDGVNVEFVVPVAADHLRMRVFERGVGETRSCGTGTVAAAAAFRALSGGSRQRVRVDVPGGSVIVTLDADGTSLTGPAVLVAQGTVDQDFWDANR, from the coding sequence ATGCCCGCTGTCCCGTTCGTCAAAGGCCACGGCACCGAGAACGACTTCGTCCTGCTGCCCGATCGGGACGGCCTCCTGGAGATCACCGATTCGCAGGTCAGGGCGCTGTGCGACCGGCGGGCCGGACTCGGCGCCGATGGCGTGATCGTCGTCAGAGGCTCGACCGTTCCCGGCACGGACTTCTTCATGGACTACCGCAACGCCGACGGTTCGTTCGCCCAGATGTGCGGAAACGGAGCTCGGCTCTTCGCCCGGTTCCTGGTCGACGCCGGCTGGCAGGACCCGGGAAGTTTCGCCTTCCTGACCAGGGGCGGGATCCGCACCGCCGCGGTGGGTCCGGTCGGTGACGTGATCATCGGGATGGGTCCGGCCACGGTCGGGGCGGGATCGAAGGCCGAACTGGCCGGTGTCGCTTTCTCCGGCACCGCGGTCGACGTGGGCAACCCGCACCTGGTGACGATGCTCGACTCCGCCGCGGACCTCGACGACCTGGACCTGACGGATGCTCCGGTGGTCGATCCCGCGATGTTCCCGGACGGGGTCAACGTCGAATTCGTGGTGCCGGTCGCGGCAGATCACCTCCGGATGCGCGTGTTCGAGCGCGGTGTCGGCGAGACGCGTTCCTGCGGAACCGGAACGGTCGCTGCTGCGGCCGCCTTCCGCGCCCTCTCCGGTGGTTCCCGACAGCGGGTCAGGGTCGATGTGCCGGGCGGGTCGGTGATCGTGACCCTCGACGCCGACGGGACCTCGCTGACCGGGCCGGCGGTGCTGGTGGCGCAGGGCACCGTCGACCAGGACTTCTGGGACGCGAACCGCTAG